Proteins co-encoded in one Kutzneria chonburiensis genomic window:
- a CDS encoding tetratricopeptide repeat protein, whose product MSDESVSNELSGDNAGIVIQARDITGPVTIYQHAPVVPRQLPARLPHFVNRVDLLARAESLLSADPQVPTRVAVLTGLAGSGKTRAAGELAGSRPTPFPGGELYVDLRGRTVRDALSACVRSYGVQDELIPESLPELTTLYRSCAAGRASLVVLDDVTEPAQVYPFLPNGSGSVVLVTSNDRLAELIGQLGAEVLMVEPLNAEHGRALLAGIAGPARLDAESAATDELVTLCEGLPIALRTAGTRLVERRSMRVGKLVADIRARGIDSVSALFSVVYQDLSDDNARLYRRLSMLPVVDFAERLADEATGTPGSLDRLVAVNLLTEQDNGRFRFHSLVLRHAEEQALAGESATEREGVVLRSIQYYLRRTALADQHLLGPGRLRFTPAPEPLDDPWDGLEPYAWLDAERQNLLATVRAAHTFGWHDEAWQLAESLTALYLGKRYLADWIESSEIGARAAGEVGNRRVEARLRSFMSRALLDLHDVDRARRQLDLALPLAEESGDVRLLASVWELIGRFRDNIGDPAGAIEAYERAIAEFAKEDDRRGIAFVTMFLGMAQLAQERYGEAESTLRQAIELCRAVGDERMAARAGIGLGTVHMRLGRIDAARTVLVGSLEALEDGGHLNYVVQAREALADLAALTGDETERRAQLAKALEIQEQFGGPEVERLRAKLGE is encoded by the coding sequence GTGTCGGACGAGTCGGTCAGCAACGAGCTCTCGGGCGACAACGCCGGAATCGTCATCCAGGCGCGCGACATCACCGGGCCGGTCACGATCTACCAGCACGCGCCGGTCGTCCCGCGCCAGCTGCCGGCCCGGCTGCCGCACTTCGTGAACCGCGTCGACCTGCTGGCCCGCGCGGAAAGCCTGCTGTCGGCCGATCCGCAGGTGCCGACGCGGGTCGCGGTGCTCACCGGGTTGGCGGGCAGCGGAAAGACCCGGGCCGCGGGCGAACTCGCCGGCAGCCGGCCGACTCCGTTCCCGGGTGGGGAGCTGTACGTCGACCTGCGCGGCCGGACGGTCCGGGACGCGCTGAGCGCCTGTGTCCGCAGCTACGGCGTCCAGGACGAGCTGATCCCGGAAAGCCTGCCGGAGCTGACCACTCTCTACCGCAGCTGCGCGGCCGGCCGGGCGTCGCTGGTGGTGCTGGACGACGTCACCGAGCCGGCGCAGGTGTATCCGTTCCTGCCCAACGGCTCCGGCAGCGTCGTGCTCGTCACCAGCAACGACCGATTGGCGGAACTGATCGGCCAGCTCGGCGCCGAAGTGCTGATGGTGGAACCGCTCAACGCCGAGCACGGTCGGGCCCTGCTGGCCGGCATCGCCGGCCCGGCGCGCCTGGACGCCGAGTCGGCGGCGACCGACGAGCTCGTCACGCTGTGCGAGGGCCTGCCGATCGCGCTGCGCACCGCCGGCACGCGACTGGTGGAGCGGCGATCGATGCGGGTGGGCAAGCTCGTCGCCGACATCAGGGCCCGGGGCATCGACTCGGTGTCGGCCCTGTTCTCCGTGGTGTACCAGGATCTTTCCGACGACAACGCGCGGCTGTACCGGCGGCTGAGCATGCTGCCGGTGGTCGATTTCGCCGAGCGGCTGGCCGACGAGGCCACCGGCACGCCGGGCTCACTGGACCGGCTGGTCGCGGTGAATCTCTTGACCGAGCAGGACAACGGCCGCTTTCGCTTCCACAGCCTGGTGTTGCGGCACGCCGAGGAGCAGGCGCTGGCCGGTGAGTCGGCGACCGAGCGCGAAGGCGTTGTGCTGCGGTCGATCCAGTACTACCTGCGCCGGACGGCGTTGGCCGATCAACACCTTCTCGGTCCTGGACGGCTGCGTTTCACGCCGGCGCCGGAGCCGTTGGACGATCCGTGGGACGGGCTCGAACCCTATGCCTGGCTGGACGCCGAGCGTCAGAACCTGCTCGCCACCGTGCGCGCGGCCCACACTTTCGGTTGGCACGACGAGGCTTGGCAGCTGGCCGAGAGCCTGACCGCGTTGTACCTGGGTAAGCGCTATCTGGCCGACTGGATCGAGTCCAGCGAGATCGGTGCGCGGGCGGCCGGCGAGGTCGGCAACCGGCGGGTGGAGGCGCGGCTGCGCAGCTTCATGTCGCGGGCGTTGCTGGACCTTCACGATGTCGACCGCGCGCGGCGGCAACTGGATCTGGCGTTGCCGCTGGCCGAGGAGTCGGGCGATGTGCGGCTGCTGGCCTCGGTGTGGGAGCTGATCGGACGGTTCCGTGACAACATCGGCGATCCGGCGGGCGCGATCGAGGCGTACGAGCGGGCCATTGCCGAGTTCGCCAAGGAGGACGACCGGCGCGGCATCGCGTTCGTGACGATGTTCCTGGGCATGGCGCAGCTGGCCCAGGAACGCTACGGCGAGGCCGAATCCACGCTGCGGCAGGCGATCGAGCTGTGCCGGGCGGTGGGGGACGAGCGGATGGCGGCGCGGGCGGGGATCGGGCTCGGGACCGTCCACATGCGACTCGGTCGGATCGACGCGGCCCGGACTGTACTGGTTGGTTCACTTGAGGCGCTGGAGGACGGCGGCCATCTGAACTACGTGGTACAGGCCCGGGAGGCGCTGGCCGATCTGGCCGCGCTGACCGGCGACGAGACGGAGCGGCGGGCCCAGCTGGCCAAGGCGCTGGAGATCCAGGAGCAGTTCGGCGGCCCCGAGGTGGAGCGGCTACGGGCCAAGCTCGGCGAGTGA
- a CDS encoding ABC-F family ATP-binding cassette domain-containing protein encodes MSATLVAKDLAAGHGDRVLFTGLDLVVAPGDVIGLVGVNGAGKSTLLQTLAGLLRPEQGSIRLNPPTATVGHLPQEPERRPGETVRAFLGRRTGVTQAQLDLDTATEALTEGRPGADDAYAVSLDRWLALGGADLDERIDEVIADLGLAVGLDQAMTSLSGGQAARTGMASLLLSRYDIFLLDEPTNDLDLDGLGRLERFVSELRAGTVLISHDREFLARTVTRVVELDLAQQQVNTYGGGYESYLEERATARRHAREEYEEYADTKSSLEERARMQRAWADKGVRNAIRFPKDNDKNGKRKRIESSEKQAAKARQTDKLLERLDVVEEPRKEWELRMEIAAAPRSGSVVATLRGAVVRRGDFTLGPVDLQIDWADKVAITGANGAGKSTLLAALLGRVDLDEGNAALGHGVVVGEVDQARQLFFGDATLLDSFGAAVPELVPAEVRTLLAKFGLGANHVLRPAVTLSPGERTRAALALLQARGVNLLVLDEPTNHLDLAAIEQLESALANYPGTLLLVTHDRRMLAAVQTTRHIEVVDGKVFDRR; translated from the coding sequence ATGAGCGCCACACTCGTAGCCAAGGACCTTGCCGCCGGGCATGGGGACCGCGTGCTGTTCACCGGCCTGGACCTGGTCGTCGCCCCCGGCGACGTGATCGGGCTGGTCGGCGTGAACGGCGCTGGCAAGTCGACCCTGCTGCAGACGCTGGCCGGGCTGCTCCGGCCCGAGCAGGGGTCGATCCGGCTGAACCCGCCGACCGCCACCGTCGGGCACCTGCCGCAGGAGCCGGAGCGCCGCCCGGGCGAGACCGTCCGGGCGTTCCTCGGCCGCCGCACCGGCGTCACGCAGGCCCAGCTCGACCTGGACACGGCCACTGAGGCGCTGACCGAGGGCCGGCCCGGCGCCGACGACGCGTACGCGGTGAGCCTGGACCGCTGGCTGGCGCTCGGCGGCGCCGACCTGGACGAGCGGATCGACGAGGTGATCGCCGACCTCGGCCTGGCCGTCGGCCTCGACCAGGCGATGACCTCGCTGTCCGGCGGCCAGGCGGCCCGCACCGGCATGGCCTCGCTGCTGCTCAGCCGGTACGACATCTTCCTGCTCGACGAGCCGACCAACGACCTGGACCTGGACGGCCTCGGCCGGCTGGAGCGGTTCGTCTCGGAGCTGCGGGCCGGCACGGTGCTGATCAGCCACGACCGCGAGTTCCTGGCCCGCACGGTGACCCGCGTTGTCGAGCTGGACCTGGCCCAGCAGCAGGTCAACACCTACGGCGGCGGCTACGAGTCGTACCTGGAGGAGCGGGCCACCGCCCGCCGGCACGCCCGCGAGGAGTACGAGGAGTACGCCGACACCAAGTCCTCGCTGGAGGAGCGGGCCCGGATGCAGCGGGCCTGGGCCGACAAGGGCGTGCGCAACGCGATCCGCTTCCCGAAGGACAACGACAAGAACGGCAAGCGCAAGCGCATCGAGTCCAGCGAGAAGCAGGCGGCCAAGGCCCGGCAGACGGACAAGCTGCTGGAGCGGCTGGACGTCGTCGAGGAGCCGCGCAAGGAGTGGGAGCTGCGGATGGAGATCGCCGCCGCGCCCCGTTCCGGGTCGGTGGTGGCGACGCTGCGCGGGGCCGTCGTCCGGCGCGGCGACTTCACCCTCGGCCCGGTGGACCTCCAGATCGACTGGGCCGACAAGGTCGCCATCACCGGGGCCAACGGCGCCGGCAAGTCCACGCTGCTCGCGGCCCTGCTCGGCCGGGTCGATCTCGACGAGGGCAACGCGGCGCTCGGCCACGGGGTCGTCGTCGGCGAGGTCGACCAGGCCCGGCAGCTGTTCTTCGGCGACGCGACGCTGCTGGACTCGTTCGGCGCGGCCGTGCCCGAGCTGGTGCCGGCCGAGGTCCGGACGCTGCTGGCCAAGTTCGGGCTCGGGGCCAACCACGTGCTTCGGCCGGCGGTGACGCTGTCCCCGGGCGAGCGCACCCGGGCCGCGCTGGCGTTGTTGCAGGCCCGCGGGGTGAACCTGCTGGTGCTGGACGAGCCGACGAACCACCTGGACCTGGCGGCGATCGAGCAGCTGGAGTCGGCGCTGGCCAACTACCCGGGCACGTTGCTGCTGGTCACGCACGACCGGCGGATGCTGGCGGCGGTGCAGACCACCCGGCACATCGAGGTCGTCGACGGCAAGGTGTTCGACCGGCGCTGA
- a CDS encoding cold-shock protein, whose product MTQGTVKWFSGAKGFGFIAPAAGGPDLFVHHTEIEGYDFGGIADDQAVEFEVGEGRKGPQAVSVRML is encoded by the coding sequence ATGACTCAGGGAACAGTCAAATGGTTCAGCGGCGCCAAGGGATTCGGGTTCATCGCGCCCGCGGCCGGCGGGCCTGACCTGTTCGTGCACCACACCGAGATCGAGGGTTACGACTTCGGCGGCATCGCCGACGACCAGGCGGTGGAGTTCGAGGTCGGCGAGGGGCGAAAAGGACCGCAGGCGGTCAGCGTCCGCATGCTCTGA
- the add gene encoding adenosine deaminase — protein sequence MRDLAALPKAHLHVHLESTIRPSTLAELGFASDTTEFDSFRSFADHNSLVRQCLRKPEHFTRIAAEFSEDQRAQGVRYGEVTFTAAAHGERLGDLEMPLDAVLDGLGPEFTVILDHSRRRSPERFAATLDLARKHDRVVAIGMAGEERHPLAPFAELLDAARDAGVRLVHHAGEDAGPASIVEALDLGHAARIGHGIRCLESPDLVARLRDLRVPLEVCPSSNVGLGLVPSWPTHPLPRLVDAGLLVTVNTDVPASVGTDLVTEYERIRAHFGYDDAALAALARAGVEASFAPDASKAPLLASIDDWLALGP from the coding sequence ATGCGTGACCTGGCCGCGCTGCCCAAGGCGCACCTGCACGTCCACCTGGAGAGCACGATCCGGCCGTCGACGCTGGCCGAGCTCGGTTTCGCCTCGGACACCACGGAATTCGACAGTTTCCGCTCGTTCGCCGACCACAACTCGCTGGTACGGCAGTGTCTCCGGAAGCCGGAGCACTTCACCCGGATCGCCGCCGAGTTCAGCGAAGACCAGCGGGCGCAGGGAGTTCGCTACGGCGAGGTGACCTTCACGGCCGCCGCGCACGGCGAGCGGCTCGGCGACCTGGAGATGCCGCTCGACGCCGTGCTGGACGGCCTGGGCCCGGAGTTCACGGTGATCCTGGACCACTCCCGGCGACGGTCCCCCGAGCGCTTCGCCGCCACGCTCGACCTGGCCCGCAAACACGATCGGGTGGTGGCGATCGGGATGGCCGGCGAGGAGCGGCACCCGCTCGCGCCGTTCGCCGAACTTCTCGACGCGGCAAGGGATGCCGGTGTCCGGCTGGTCCATCACGCCGGTGAGGACGCCGGGCCGGCCAGCATCGTCGAGGCCCTGGACCTCGGCCACGCCGCCCGTATCGGTCACGGCATCCGCTGCCTGGAATCACCCGACCTGGTGGCCCGGCTGCGGGACTTGCGGGTGCCGCTGGAGGTGTGCCCGTCCTCCAACGTCGGCCTCGGCCTGGTGCCGTCCTGGCCGACCCACCCGCTGCCACGGCTGGTCGACGCCGGGCTGCTGGTCACCGTGAACACCGACGTGCCGGCCTCGGTCGGCACCGACCTGGTCACCGAGTATGAGCGGATCCGCGCGCACTTCGGCTACGACGACGCGGCGCTGGCCGCGCTGGCCCGGGCCGGCGTCGAAGCCTCGTTCGCACCGGACGCGAGCAAAGCGCCGTTGCTTGCGTCCATCGACGACTGGCTTGCGCTCGGCCCGTGA
- a CDS encoding bile acid:sodium symporter family protein, whose amino-acid sequence MSRLRIDPYILLLLATVGLAAILPARGTAATGLGHVTTVAIGLLFFLYGARLSTREALDGLKHWRLHTLVLACTYVLFPVLGLLCGLLVPTVLTPDLYSGVLFLCCLPSTVQSSIAFTSIARGNVAAAICSASFSNLIGIVLTPLLVTVFIVNGSGGVSFDSIRDILLQLLAPFLAGQVLRRWITPFLTRHKKMLGYVDRGSILLVVYAAFSEGVVAGIWGRLSVVSLALLLACNAALLAFVLVATTVLARRLRFGRADEIAIVFCGSKKSLASGLPMASVLFPAASVGLIVLPLMLFHQMQLMVCAWLARRYADQYSHA is encoded by the coding sequence ATGTCCCGGCTGCGGATAGATCCGTACATCCTCCTGCTGCTGGCCACGGTCGGCCTGGCCGCCATCCTGCCCGCGCGCGGGACGGCCGCAACCGGACTCGGGCACGTCACGACCGTCGCCATCGGCCTGCTGTTCTTCCTGTACGGGGCACGGCTGTCCACTCGGGAGGCGCTGGACGGCCTCAAGCACTGGCGGCTGCACACGCTGGTGCTGGCCTGCACGTACGTGCTGTTCCCGGTGCTCGGCCTGCTGTGCGGGCTGCTGGTGCCGACGGTGCTCACCCCGGACCTGTACTCCGGAGTTCTGTTCCTGTGCTGCCTTCCGTCGACCGTGCAGTCCTCGATCGCCTTCACCTCGATCGCCCGCGGCAACGTGGCCGCGGCCATCTGTAGCGCCTCGTTCTCCAACCTGATCGGGATCGTGCTGACCCCGCTGCTGGTCACGGTGTTCATCGTGAACGGCAGCGGCGGCGTCTCCTTCGACTCGATCCGGGACATCCTGCTCCAACTGCTGGCCCCGTTCCTGGCCGGCCAGGTGCTGCGGCGGTGGATCACCCCGTTCCTGACCCGGCACAAAAAGATGTTGGGCTACGTGGACCGGGGATCCATCCTGTTGGTCGTGTACGCCGCATTCAGCGAGGGCGTGGTCGCCGGCATCTGGGGCCGACTGTCCGTCGTCTCGCTCGCCCTGCTGCTCGCATGCAACGCCGCGTTGCTTGCGTTCGTCCTCGTGGCCACCACGGTGCTGGCCCGCCGGCTCCGGTTCGGCCGCGCCGACGAGATCGCCATCGTGTTCTGCGGGTCGAAGAAGTCACTGGCCAGCGGCCTGCCCATGGCCAGCGTGCTGTTCCCGGCGGCCTCGGTCGGCCTGATCGTGCTGCCGCTGATGCTGTTCCACCAGATGCAGCTGATGGTCTGCGCCTGGCTGGCCCGCCGCTACGCCGACCAGTACTCGCATGCGTGA
- a CDS encoding LLM class F420-dependent oxidoreductase, with translation MRVGVHITKFDNPAGSSAVAAELATTARAAEAAGVGWISVMDHYFQMEHNGGATDDMLEGYTTLGFLAAHTSTAELSLLVTGVTYRNPGLLAKIVTTLDVLSNGRGTLGIGAAWYDREHAGLGVNFPPLKERFERLEETLQICRQMFDQGNDGPYEGKYYQLAETINHPPAVRSPRPRILIGGGGEKKTLRLVAQYADACNLFPSSVEEVAHKLDVIKGHCDTVGRDFAEIEATLTTRSDDLDTFVAQMEDYAKLGIKTVMIAPPTGTPSRWIEEFVAPAVQRVADL, from the coding sequence GTGCGAGTCGGCGTCCACATCACCAAGTTCGACAACCCGGCGGGCTCCTCGGCCGTCGCCGCTGAGCTCGCCACCACCGCGCGCGCCGCCGAGGCCGCCGGCGTCGGCTGGATCTCCGTGATGGACCACTACTTCCAGATGGAGCACAACGGCGGCGCGACCGACGACATGCTCGAGGGCTACACCACGCTCGGCTTCCTGGCCGCGCACACCTCGACCGCCGAGCTCAGCCTGCTGGTCACCGGCGTGACCTACCGCAACCCCGGGCTGCTGGCCAAGATCGTCACGACCCTGGACGTGCTGTCCAACGGCCGGGGCACGCTCGGCATCGGCGCCGCCTGGTACGACCGGGAGCACGCCGGTCTCGGCGTCAACTTCCCGCCGCTCAAGGAGCGCTTCGAGCGGCTGGAGGAGACGCTGCAGATCTGCCGGCAGATGTTCGACCAGGGCAACGACGGGCCGTACGAGGGCAAGTACTACCAGCTGGCCGAGACCATCAACCACCCGCCGGCCGTGCGTTCGCCGCGCCCGCGCATCCTCATCGGCGGTGGCGGCGAGAAGAAGACCCTGCGCCTGGTCGCCCAGTACGCCGACGCGTGCAACCTGTTCCCGAGCTCGGTCGAGGAGGTTGCCCACAAGCTCGACGTGATCAAGGGCCACTGCGACACCGTCGGCCGCGACTTCGCCGAGATCGAGGCCACCCTGACCACGCGGTCCGACGACCTGGACACCTTCGTCGCGCAGATGGAGGACTACGCCAAGCTCGGCATCAAGACCGTGATGATCGCCCCGCCGACCGGCACGCCGTCCCGGTGGATCGAGGAGTTCGTCGCACCGGCCGTGCAGCGCGTGGCCGATCTGTGA
- a CDS encoding nuclear transport factor 2 family protein, protein MPAEQNPRDVATFVQQWYDLLSDHEPVERLLPMVADDGLEMAFPERTLRGHADFRDWYVAVGEAFSDQTHTVELLSSTDNGDTIDIAVTVVWEATNNADDSRSKFRVNQTWQLVKTATGPVISTYAVGDLVAI, encoded by the coding sequence ATGCCTGCAGAACAGAACCCGCGGGACGTCGCGACGTTCGTCCAGCAGTGGTACGACCTGCTCAGCGACCACGAGCCCGTCGAGCGGCTGCTGCCGATGGTCGCGGACGACGGCCTGGAGATGGCCTTTCCCGAGCGCACCCTGCGCGGCCACGCGGACTTCCGCGACTGGTACGTCGCCGTCGGCGAGGCGTTCTCGGACCAGACGCACACCGTGGAACTGCTGAGCAGCACCGACAACGGCGACACGATCGACATCGCGGTCACGGTGGTGTGGGAGGCGACCAACAACGCCGACGACTCGCGCTCCAAGTTCCGCGTGAACCAGACGTGGCAGCTGGTGAAGACCGCCACCGGCCCCGTGATCAGCACGTACGCCGTCGGCGACCTCGTCGCCATCTGA
- a CDS encoding GMC family oxidoreductase: protein MADKYDFIVVGAGSSGSVLADRLSEIPGATVLVLEAGAASVPDSVDVPHRWAEHHFTDLDWAYFSVPQPALDGRKVYAAGGKGVGGSTNLYHMIHLRGEPLDYDNWAYHGATGWGWNDVLPFFQKLENQEDDTNPTAGHGGPLNMINAGTHAPNPLSQTFIDASVELGHAYTDDFNKSLTGAGWHHLDMKDGKRFGARAAYLEPALARPNVTLSAKSFVSRLLFDGNRVTGVEYIVDGQVRTANAGTEVILAASGLQTPKILMLSGIGQPEHLGQFGIETRVALPGVGENYHDHVLMVAPVNITDRLAPEPNLQMSEVCLFANTGGWPVPDLQIGFVHRAQFQAEPDVRKTTMIPGLVRPLSRGTVRLASADPTENVLFDPGYLSHPSDLERMVQAFELGRDLFSTKAFAAWGVKEVTPGSDVATKAEVTQYVKDNVGSYYHYVGACKMGTDNLAVVDPRLKVYGVEGLRIADASVIPEVPTGNCQTAVMMIAERAAEFIKDDLSRSV from the coding sequence GTGGCGGACAAGTACGATTTCATCGTGGTGGGCGCCGGTTCGTCCGGCTCCGTGCTGGCCGACCGGCTCAGTGAGATCCCTGGCGCCACAGTGTTGGTGCTGGAGGCGGGCGCGGCGTCGGTGCCCGACAGCGTCGACGTGCCGCACCGCTGGGCGGAGCACCACTTCACCGATCTCGACTGGGCCTACTTCAGCGTGCCGCAGCCGGCGTTGGACGGCCGCAAGGTGTACGCCGCTGGCGGCAAGGGCGTCGGCGGCTCGACCAACCTGTACCACATGATCCACCTGCGTGGTGAGCCGCTGGACTACGACAACTGGGCCTACCACGGCGCGACCGGCTGGGGCTGGAACGACGTGCTTCCGTTCTTCCAGAAGCTGGAGAACCAGGAGGACGACACCAATCCGACCGCCGGCCACGGCGGCCCGCTGAACATGATCAACGCCGGCACGCACGCGCCGAACCCGTTGTCCCAGACGTTCATCGACGCCTCGGTCGAGCTCGGCCACGCCTACACCGACGACTTCAACAAGTCGCTGACCGGCGCCGGCTGGCATCACCTGGACATGAAGGACGGCAAGCGGTTCGGCGCCCGCGCGGCGTATCTCGAGCCCGCGCTGGCCCGGCCCAACGTCACGTTGAGCGCGAAGTCCTTCGTCAGCCGGCTGCTCTTCGACGGCAACAGGGTCACCGGAGTCGAGTACATTGTGGACGGTCAGGTGCGGACGGCGAACGCCGGCACCGAGGTGATCCTCGCCGCCAGCGGCCTGCAGACGCCGAAGATCCTCATGCTGTCCGGCATCGGACAGCCCGAGCACCTCGGCCAGTTCGGCATCGAGACCAGGGTGGCCCTGCCCGGCGTCGGCGAGAACTACCACGACCACGTGCTGATGGTGGCCCCGGTCAACATCACCGACCGGCTGGCGCCGGAGCCGAACCTCCAGATGTCCGAGGTCTGCCTGTTCGCCAACACCGGTGGCTGGCCGGTGCCGGACCTCCAGATCGGCTTCGTGCACCGGGCCCAGTTCCAGGCCGAGCCGGACGTGCGCAAGACCACCATGATCCCGGGCCTCGTCCGGCCGCTCTCCCGCGGCACGGTCCGGCTGGCCAGCGCCGACCCGACCGAGAACGTGCTGTTCGACCCCGGCTACCTGTCGCACCCGTCGGACCTGGAGCGCATGGTGCAGGCCTTCGAGCTGGGCCGGGACCTGTTCAGCACCAAGGCCTTCGCGGCATGGGGCGTCAAGGAGGTCACCCCTGGCTCCGATGTGGCCACCAAGGCCGAGGTCACGCAGTACGTCAAGGACAACGTCGGCTCGTACTACCACTACGTCGGCGCCTGCAAGATGGGCACCGACAACCTGGCCGTCGTCGACCCGCGGCTGAAGGTCTACGGCGTCGAGGGCCTGCGCATCGCCGACGCGTCGGTGATCCCCGAGGTGCCGACCGGCAACTGCCAGACCGCGGTGATGATGATCGCCGAGCGCGCGGCCGAGTTCATCAAGGACGACCTGAGCCGGAGCGTGTGA
- a CDS encoding GMC family oxidoreductase: MPAGEVYDFVVVGAGSAGCAVAHRLATRTDATVLLIEAGGPDTRPEIHDERLAATMSLWGPSEIDWGYVTEPQDGLHGRTVPVARGKVWGGSSSINAMVYVRGNRRDFDHWHELGNTGWGYQDVLPHFREMENFEGGASGYRGADGPLSVIYHSDPTPVADRLFEAGAEIGLRAEDRRFDYNAEHQEDTVFYYQATKTREHRRASTAVAYLRPIMDRPNFTLRSNAQVSRVVIEHGRAVGVEYIVDGRVERVRADREVVLSCGAYESPKLLMLSGIGPAATLAGHGIDVVADLPGVGQNLQDHMILGVVYLSKQEQPSEPTLIAETGLFTRSSQVGPDASPNVQFKVGGLKFVSPELDRPGPGFTFAPVIVQPRSVGTIGLRSNDPAATAVLQPNYLADPHDVDTFVESIELARTLAHTSAYAEFTDVEIAPGPEVRSRAELAEFARRNAGTLWHPVGTCSMGEVVDSELRVRGVDGLRVADASVMPKIVAGNTNAACIMIGEKAAALISAANLTVHSGASEG; encoded by the coding sequence ATGCCCGCCGGTGAGGTGTACGACTTCGTGGTGGTGGGCGCGGGATCCGCGGGGTGCGCGGTGGCGCACCGGCTGGCCACCCGTACCGACGCCACGGTGCTGCTGATCGAGGCCGGCGGGCCGGACACCCGCCCGGAGATCCACGACGAGCGGCTGGCCGCCACGATGTCGCTGTGGGGGCCGAGCGAGATCGACTGGGGTTACGTCACCGAGCCGCAGGACGGCCTGCACGGGCGGACCGTGCCGGTCGCGCGCGGCAAGGTGTGGGGCGGCTCCAGCTCCATCAACGCGATGGTCTACGTGCGGGGCAACCGCAGGGACTTCGATCACTGGCACGAGTTGGGCAACACCGGGTGGGGCTACCAGGATGTGTTGCCCCACTTCAGGGAGATGGAGAACTTCGAGGGCGGCGCGTCGGGCTACCGTGGCGCGGACGGTCCGCTCAGCGTGATCTACCACTCCGACCCGACCCCGGTCGCCGACCGGCTGTTCGAGGCGGGCGCCGAGATCGGGCTGCGCGCCGAGGACCGCCGGTTCGACTACAACGCCGAACACCAGGAAGACACGGTCTTCTATTACCAGGCGACGAAGACCCGGGAGCACCGGCGGGCCAGCACCGCCGTCGCCTACCTGCGGCCGATCATGGACCGGCCCAACTTCACCTTGCGCAGCAACGCCCAGGTGAGCCGGGTCGTGATCGAGCACGGTCGGGCCGTCGGTGTCGAGTACATTGTGGACGGACGGGTCGAGCGGGTGCGGGCCGACCGCGAGGTCGTGCTCAGCTGCGGCGCGTACGAATCGCCGAAGCTGTTGATGCTCTCGGGCATCGGGCCGGCGGCAACCCTTGCCGGGCATGGCATCGACGTCGTCGCGGATCTGCCCGGGGTCGGGCAGAACCTACAGGACCACATGATTCTCGGCGTGGTCTACCTCAGCAAGCAGGAGCAGCCGTCCGAGCCGACGCTGATCGCCGAGACGGGACTGTTCACCCGCAGCAGCCAGGTCGGCCCGGACGCGTCGCCGAACGTGCAGTTCAAGGTGGGCGGCCTGAAGTTCGTCAGCCCCGAGCTGGACCGGCCGGGACCCGGCTTCACGTTCGCCCCGGTGATCGTGCAGCCGCGCAGCGTCGGCACGATCGGCCTGCGCTCCAACGATCCCGCCGCCACCGCGGTGCTCCAGCCGAACTACCTCGCCGACCCCCACGATGTGGACACCTTCGTCGAAAGCATCGAGCTGGCGCGAACGCTGGCCCACACCAGCGCGTACGCCGAGTTCACCGACGTCGAGATCGCGCCGGGTCCCGAGGTGCGCAGCCGGGCCGAGCTGGCCGAGTTCGCGCGCCGCAACGCGGGCACGCTCTGGCATCCGGTCGGCACCTGCTCGATGGGTGAGGTCGTGGACAGTGAACTCCGCGTGCGCGGCGTCGACGGACTGCGCGTTGCGGACGCCTCGGTGATGCCGAAGATCGTCGCCGGCAACACCAACGCGGCCTGCATCATGATCGGGGAGAAGGCCGCCGCGCTGATCAGCGCGGCCAACCTCACTGTCCATAGTGGAGCTTCGGAGGGTTAG
- a CDS encoding ester cyclase produces the protein MPSENEKLYLKFADIFNRRDYDQLDEVMVADFVDHHPGLVDVTSLEVYRKNLAGVIDALEMVATPEDVVGAGDQVFTRILLTGKHVGDFLGQAPTGNELRWYTHELWRVEDGRFVERWAVDDLLTLVGQLGVPLPSWGD, from the coding sequence ATGCCCAGCGAGAACGAGAAGCTGTACCTGAAGTTCGCCGACATCTTCAACCGGCGCGACTACGACCAGCTCGACGAGGTGATGGTCGCCGACTTCGTCGACCACCACCCCGGTCTCGTCGACGTCACCAGCCTCGAGGTGTACCGCAAGAACCTGGCCGGCGTGATCGATGCGCTCGAGATGGTCGCGACGCCCGAGGACGTGGTCGGCGCGGGCGACCAGGTGTTCACCCGGATCCTGTTGACCGGCAAGCACGTCGGCGACTTCCTCGGCCAGGCGCCGACCGGCAACGAGCTGCGCTGGTACACCCACGAACTCTGGCGCGTCGAGGACGGCCGGTTCGTCGAGCGCTGGGCCGTCGACGACCTGCTGACGCTGGTCGGGCAGCTGGGCGTGCCGCTGCCGTCCTGGGGCGACTGA